The following are encoded together in the Cynocephalus volans isolate mCynVol1 chromosome 4, mCynVol1.pri, whole genome shotgun sequence genome:
- the LOC134376505 gene encoding olfactory receptor 5D13-like — translation MLSEGNQSSTFTFTLLGFSEYPEFQVPLFLVFLSTYTVTVVGNLGMIIIIKVNSKLHTIMYFFLSHLSFIDFCYSTVVTPKLLENLVVEDRTISFSGCITQFCFTCSFAVTETFMLAAMAYDRFVAVCNPLLYSTTMSQKLSALLVGGSYTWGIVCSLTLTYFLLTLSYCKSSIMNNFICEYSVIISVSCSDPYITQMLCFIIAVFNEVSSLMIILMSYILIFITVLKIPSASGRQKTFSTCASHLTAITIFHGTILFLYCVPNPETSSLVVKVASVFYTVVIPMLNPLIYSLRNKDVKDTFKKLVVTKLLCYSLCYF, via the coding sequence ATGTTATCTGAAGGAAATCAAAGCAGCACATTCACTTTTACTCTCCTGGGTTTTTCAGAATACCCAGAATTTCAGGTTCCACtctttctggttttcttgtcCACCTACACAGTCACTGTGGTGGGGAATTTGGGCATGATAATCATCATCAAGGTCAACTCAAAACTCCACACAATCATGTACTTTTTCCTGAGTCACTTGTCCTTTATAGATTTCTGTTATTCCACCGTAGTTACACCGAAACTGTTGGAGAACTTGGTTGTGGAAGACAGAACCATCTCTTTCTCAGGCTGCATCACACAATTTTGTTTCACTTGCAGTTTTGCAGTGACAGAAACTTTCATGCTGGCAGCGATGGCCTATGACCGTTTTGTGGCTGTTTGTAACCCCTTGCTCTATAGCACTACTATGTCTCAGAAGCTTTCTGCTCTTCTGGTGGGTGGGTCCTACACATGGGGTATAGTGTGTTCCCTGACACTCACATATTTTCTTCTTACACTGTCCTATTGTAAGTCTAGCATCATGAATAATTTTATCTGTGAGTACTCTGTTATTATCTCTGTCTCCTGCTCAGACCCCTATATCACCCAGATGCTATGTTTTATTATTGCTGTATTCAATGAGGTGAGCAGCCTGATGATTATTCTCATGTCATATATACTCATTTTCATCACTGTTCTGAAGATACCTTCTGCAAGTGGGCGCCAGAAaaccttctccacctgtgcctcccacctgactGCCATCACCATCTTCCACGGAACCATCCTTTTCCTTTACTGTGTTCCTAACCCTGAAACTTCTTCACTTGTAGTTAAAGTGGCTTCTGTGTTTTATACAGTGGTGATTCCCATGCTGAACCCATTGATCTACAGCCTTAGGAACAAAGATGTGAAGGACACATTCAAAAAATTAGTTGTCACCAAATTGCTTTGTTACTCATTATGCTATTTTTAG